The Acropora palmata chromosome 3, jaAcrPala1.3, whole genome shotgun sequence nucleotide sequence GAGGGGCGGTAAGATAAGAGACCCTGGCAACGAGGTTCAATCAAACATCATCAATCAatcctttatttaaacacgtgACACCTAGGAGCACAAAGTGCTCGTTAAAAGGTGTACGTGTATACAATTTAGATAATTAAAACTtaggaagagaaaaaaaatgctagcAGCATGTGAATTACTACTCAGTCTGATTAATCAGGGGTAAAATGAAAACGGTAGACTTTACTGAGATTTTTAAACTGAGTCGTGTCACAACTTCCTTGATTGAGAGCTAAGCCCAAACACGCAAACCGGAGCGTTATTTAAGGTAACCTGAGTGATATTCAGGCCAACCGGAGTGAAATTAAAGAGTTATTGaacgaaatttttgtaatGTCCTTGTTTACAATCAAGGTCGGCAGTCTTCGTTTTACAATGACGTATCTATCAGTGCGTGGATGCTACGGAGTAAGAACCTTTTTTGCCACGATGCTCAGTATAAACTGCACCGTTGTCATAAGTCCTGTCAAGAAAATCAGCTCTTTGGTCGCATTAACACCCAACAAAGGCACTCTGAACGCAAAGTAATTCGCCATTTGAACCCGGTTAATGAAGAAGTCCAACGAGGTAATGTTGAACTGTCCCAGGGGCCTGTCGTCTGACTGTAGCGGTGTGCAGTTGACCCAATCTCGGAACCTGTGACATTGCACCGTTACCGTGGCAGCCCAACACAAGGGGGAcataaagaagaagaagactaGGCTGGAAAAGAGCATTTCACAGCCAATGATGAATCCATCAGGAATCGACAGTTTGGGCGCTGGAAGAGGCTCCGTCCACGAACAGTTATAGAAAACCAACCTCACCACATCTGTTCTACTTGTATCCGATACCACGATCTGCCATAGATGGAAATTGATGAACCATATGACGATAAAGCTGATGACATTAACCAGAAGCCACAATTTTATTGCCTCGACTTCGCGGTCCATGAAGTCTAAGAGATCCTGGTATTTGTTGAGGGCTTCACGCAGCCCCTCTGACCAGGATTTGAATTCCCTCTTGAAGTCATTGATTCTGATATTGATGGCCGAGCAAATTGAACTAAATATCAAATTCATGGCTACACTCGACGAAGCACAGTAAATGTAACCCAGGAAATAAATAACGCAAATCTGAAGCCATGGAACCGGAAGAATAGATAGCCTGACATACAAGACGATAAGAAGAACAAGATACGATATGGTCAAAATGCCAAACAAGGCAAACACGATTACACACGTTCGGCAAAAATTGGCCCGTTCGATCGCCAGGTAAACGTTTTGGCGAAGGCGCTCACCATGTCTTTTTCCATAAAGAGCCCCGAAATGATGCGAAAGAGCAAGACCCGAGAAAAGCAATATTGTAGGTAAACCGCTTGGCGAAGACATGATAGGGTCTTTTGCCACGCAAACTGAAAGACTCATCGGCGGTATCCACATTATCAAGGCAATCAACAGCATAAACATGTTGGCGAGCCTTCTAGATCTGCCTCCACTAACAAGACCCAACAACTGAAGCACTTTGAAGACTTGAGTTGTTCTTTTCTCCAAGAGATCAGCGTTCCAAGGTTCTCTTCCGGTTTCATTTTCACTCTGGCCATGTCTGCTTTGATTTAACGAACGAAGTTCAACTGAAACATTCTCGTCGTTTGTTAAACCTGAGGGGGGCTCCAACGCGGGACTGAATCGCTCGGAAGCTGTTGACGTCATTTTAAAGGCTATCTTACGGTTTCTGATTCTTCCTTGCTTGTCTGAAAGTAGTAGTCGATTCCTCAaggaaaacaggaaaaaatattgcttACTGTATGAATAAACATGTACTGAAATCATTGGGGGGAGGCCAAAGACTCGGCAGATTTGTGTGTCAGAATCATCCCACAAAAggtgacgtcacatccggttgGAAATTAAACTGACCTTTCGTCTCGTTGGAGACGAAAGATGGCGGCTTGActgataatattttcttctatattttgaactgacagccTCACAAATTGGATAGgtgaatctttgtttacactttttacctcattaacatatgcttatcactatctggtGACGCTGATAAAATagaaactctgaatattgaaagggcataacagttttagtttactctgaaaatttgaatccaattcatcgaatggtttcggagaaattccctcacaaaaacttgaaattttacaggggatgtatggcttattaacttttttgccacccagcaatttcgcagtttctgatggctgatatttccttcaatactgattgcaaagagctgaaaattgcacaaattgctcaacttaatcagctctttcgacctttgcatttagctcatatacaGCCACGGCTTCTAtgaggtaagtcgtatgctattgagcaaaaatgtaaaaaatgacgtcagcaaagattcgcctatactaTGAgcgtttaaaatgttgttcaGACATGgattcaatgtttccaggtaagactttttcaaaggaacgaagtttattattgttttgactgaaattaccagacagctacgcgtcgtgtaatggcaaaaatttcatagtctcaaaacgagtggcgttcagacttttggctctaaCTGTTCCTGATTCAGTGAATAGGGAAATTACAATAGCCTTTCTTGAGTGTAATATAATGGAGTGTACACTggtggtcatagttttcagCGTTGACGccgggaaggtaattaacactcTACGTGAAGTGGAGGAAGCGGTATCATTAGTGTtgttcaagtccttgatctCGGGTATTCACTTTgaggcctcgtggaattaaggcacATTTTCCaggcttttttactttctaaagTGGAGTTTAGTGTCTACTGACGTGAAATACAAAGGCATCTGATCTCAAAGGGCATCAGTCATTTTTGGGCTTTGTAAATGTATGTTGTAAGTcatatattttcactgttgtaacGCTTTTAAACAAGCGATATAATCTCCCGACGTTTCGGCAACTTCATGACACCATTATCAAGGCTGTTGATTAACCAGCTGCAGTTTGGTCTCACATTCTTTAAGGTCTTGGCCAGTTTTCCGAATGACAAATACGGGCTGGATTGTGGTTTGGAGCTTAATCCTAGGGTCTTTCAACTGCGTCTTAACAATATTAGCGGATCCCGCATTCGTTAATTGTTATTCTATTTGTAGCCTTGATAATGGCGTCATGAAGTCGCCGAAACGTCGGCAGATCATATCGCTTGTTTTTAGTTGTCCATGTATTACTAAATCGTTGTTAATGGAacgcttttgagatcaaaaaTGGAAAGCCCCCTAGAAAATCAAATCTTGCCTTTTTGCAAGGTTTGGGTAGGTATCACCTCAGCACGttcattactcaatgaaaccttctcatatctttcgaaaactTGGCTGTTTAGTGGAAATCAAATTTAGGGAGACAAATGCTCCAATGTCAAATGCTAGAGCTGTGCAGGGGAGTGCCTTCCCACCCACCCAAGTGACTACTTTTAGCCTTACATTGTTCACTGTAAGGATAAGTCAATACAAACAACAAGCAAGTTTTGatatatttaaaagaaatttgattcacttGCTTGATAAGTTGGTTCAGGTATGGTGTATAGATGAATACATGTAACATGGTTGTAGCAACaagcacttttaaaaaaaattgctttcacttgcttgattattttattcatataaACAAACTATagatttaatattattaaggcacaagcattttttttattttaaaacaaattgcatttgcttgcttgattatttgattcgtAATTAACATATATAAACTATAGATTTAATATATAAAAAGACAagcttgtttttttgctttaaaacaaatatttcatttgcttgtttcaatatttcatTCATAATAAACACACACTacagataatttattataaggaacaagcaactttttgatatttaaaagaaagtgtATTTGTGTGCTTGATTAACTGATTCACGTAAAATTGCATTACACCTTAGTACCTTGCAAAGCAGTGAGTTCCTAGATAAGGTGTACATGACGTTTGTACATATGAAGCCATGTGCTGGGGTTGTAAAGAGAACACAAACTGCAATATTAAAGATCCACCTCATGATCATACCAGGCTGAATTCGTTCAAGGGAGCAAGATTACACGACTGTGCTGCTGTAGCTACCTGTAACTCAGATGCATGTATACTTTCACCTGTGAACCACtgatatcaagaaaaatggGCTGTGGCGACCAAAACACGTACCATCGTTCTCCAACAATCATAACATCTCCGAATTACATTGTACACTTCT carries:
- the LOC141877759 gene encoding uncharacterized protein LOC141877759, with product MISVHVYSYSKQYFFLFSLRNRLLLSDKQGRIRNRKIAFKMTSTASERFSPALEPPSGLTNDENVSVELRSLNQSRHGQSENETGREPWNADLLEKRTTQVFKVLQLLGLVSGGRSRRLANMFMLLIALIMWIPPMSLSVCVAKDPIMSSPSGLPTILLFSGLALSHHFGALYGKRHGERLRQNVYLAIERANFCRTCVIVFALFGILTISYLVLLIVLYVRLSILPVPWLQICVIYFLGYIYCASSSVAMNLIFSSICSAINIRINDFKREFKSWSEGLREALNKYQDLLDFMDREVEAIKLWLLVNVISFIVIWFINFHLWQIVVSDTSRTDVVRLVFYNCSWTEPLPAPKLSIPDGFIIGCEMLFSSLVFFFFMSPLCWAATVTVQCHRFRDWVNCTPLQSDDRPLGQFNITSLDFFINRVQMANYFAFRVPLLGVNATKELIFLTGLMTTVQFILSIVAKKVLTP